A single window of Sander lucioperca isolate FBNREF2018 chromosome 22, SLUC_FBN_1.2, whole genome shotgun sequence DNA harbors:
- the lyrm1 gene encoding LYR motif containing protein 1 isoform X1 has protein sequence MCFCSPIDKLLSIATIVEQFFRHSRMVLSLYMRVFRIARSWQAQSGVASDTESERQYILQEACTLFRQNQQLTDQESIKKCIEECVARIEIGLHYRNPYPRATYLPPMGLATQKGRKMRAQQRLRKQAKPIYLESHDET, from the exons ATGTGTTTCTGCTCTCCCATAGATAAGCTTCTCTCCATAGCTACAATTGTCGAACAGTTCTTCAGACACAGTCG GATGGTGTTGTCACTGTACATGCGTGTGTTTCGCATCGCCCGAAGCTGGCAGGCACAGAGTGGAGTTGCAAGTGatacagagagtgagagacaatACATACTTCAGGAGGCCTGCACTCTGTTCAGACAGAACCAGCAG CTTACAGATCAAGAATCAATAAAGAAGTGTATAGAGGAATGTGTAGCAAGGATAGAAATAG GTCTACATTACAGGAACCCATATCCAAGGGCT ACATACCTACCACCAATGGGACTGGCAACTCAGAAAGGCAGGAAGATGCGAGCGCAACAGCGCTTGAGGAAGCAGGCCAAGCCAATATACTTAGAGTCACATGACGAGACCTGA
- the lyrm1 gene encoding LYR motif containing protein 1 isoform X2: MTSSTRRMVLSLYMRVFRIARSWQAQSGVASDTESERQYILQEACTLFRQNQQLTDQESIKKCIEECVARIEIGLHYRNPYPRATYLPPMGLATQKGRKMRAQQRLRKQAKPIYLESHDET, encoded by the exons ATGACGTCCTCCACTCGCAGGATGGTGTTGTCACTGTACATGCGTGTGTTTCGCATCGCCCGAAGCTGGCAGGCACAGAGTGGAGTTGCAAGTGatacagagagtgagagacaatACATACTTCAGGAGGCCTGCACTCTGTTCAGACAGAACCAGCAG CTTACAGATCAAGAATCAATAAAGAAGTGTATAGAGGAATGTGTAGCAAGGATAGAAATAG GTCTACATTACAGGAACCCATATCCAAGGGCT ACATACCTACCACCAATGGGACTGGCAACTCAGAAAGGCAGGAAGATGCGAGCGCAACAGCGCTTGAGGAAGCAGGCCAAGCCAATATACTTAGAGTCACATGACGAGACCTGA
- the dcun1d3 gene encoding DCN1-like protein 3, with protein sequence MGQCVTKCKNPTSSLGSKSGDKESGSKSHHKKGSSAGGGGPKEEPSALCSKATSELSNGTKALEVTMETPVIPAVMGELHKDECLDGDGLSMLRIEELFHCYKDEQEDAILEEGMESFCNDLCVDPAEFRVLVLAWKFQAATMCKFTRKEFVDGCKAIQADSLEGICSRFPVMLQDAQGEENFKDLYRFTFQFGLDAEDGQRSLQREIAIALWRLVFTQDSPAILEHWLDFLSENPSSIRGISRDTWNMFLNFTQAIGPDLSNYSEDEAWPSLFDTFVEWELERRKKEEEQALTAKEEEGRCTETECSPTTDRLETEGSRGSQTWGGH encoded by the exons ATGGGTCAGTGTGTCACCAAGTGTAAGAATCCAACGTCCTCACTCGGCAGTAAGAGTGGAGACAAGGAGAGCGGCTCCAAGTCCCACCACAAGAAAGGAAGCAGTGCTGGTGGTGGGGGCCCCAAAGAAGAGCCCAGTGCGTTGTGTAGCAAAGCCACCAGCGAGCTGTCGAATGGCACCAAGGCGTTGGAGGTTACAATGGAGACACCCGTCATCCCTGCGGTGATGGGGGAACTGCACAAGGACGAGTGTCTGGATGGAGATGGGCTGTCAATGCTGCGCATTGAGGAGTTGTTCCACTGCTACAAGGATGAACAGGAAGATGCCATCTTGGAGGAAGGCATGGAGAGTTTTTGTAATGACCTGTGTGTGGACCCGGCAGAGTTCCGTGTGCTTGTTCTTGCCTGGAAGTTTCAAGCAGCCACCATGTGCAAGTTTACAAG GAAGGAGTTTGTTGATGGCTGCAAGGCCATTCAGGCAGACAGCCTCGAGGGCATCTGCTCACGTTTCCCCGTCATGCTGCAGGACGCCCAGGGTGAGGAGAACTTCAAGGACCTGTACCGCTTCACCTTCCAGTTTGGCCTGGACGCCGAGGATGGCCAACGCTCGCTGCAGCGCGAAATTGCCATCGCCCTGTGGCGCCTGGTGTTCACCCAGGACTCTCCTGCGATCCTGGAGCACTGGCTGGACTTCCTGTCGGAGAACCCCTCAAGTATTCGGGGCATCTCAAGGGACACATGGAACATGTTCCTGAACTTCACCCAGGCTATTGGGCCTGACCTGAGCAACTACAGCGAGGACGAGGCCTGGCCAAGCCTCTTCGACACCTTTGTGGAGTGGGAGTTGGAGCGTAGGAAAAAAGAGGAGGAACAGGCACTGACGGCaaaggaggaagaggggaggtGTACTGAGACAGAGTGTTCTCCCACCACAGATAGACTTGAAACAGAGGGAAGCCGCGGCTCACAGACATGGGGGGGCCACTGA